From Ruminococcus sp. HUN007, a single genomic window includes:
- a CDS encoding sigma factor: MEDEAIIRLYQERSEAAIAETELKYGSYCRKIADGILGDKGEVEECMNDMFMSLWNSIPPVVPRIFRAFAAKITRNLALKMYEKKKTLKRDHGQVSQTIEELAECIASGENTQAHVEHKEVIAALNYSSADFLDLHCSISTFKVRKQ; this comes from the coding sequence ATGGAAGATGAAGCTATAATCAGATTATATCAGGAACGTTCGGAAGCCGCTATTGCGGAAACTGAACTTAAATATGGCAGCTACTGCCGTAAGATAGCAGACGGAATACTCGGTGACAAGGGAGAAGTTGAGGAGTGCATGAACGATATGTTCATGAGCCTCTGGAATTCGATACCTCCTGTAGTGCCGCGTATTTTCAGAGCATTCGCGGCAAAGATAACAAGAAACCTCGCACTGAAAATGTATGAAAAAAAGAAAACTCTGAAAAGAGATCACGGTCAGGTGAGTCAGACGATCGAGGAACTTGCGGAATGTATTGCTTCCGGTGAAAATACTCAGGCACATGTAGAACACAAGGAAGTCATCGCAGCACTTAACTATAGTTCCGCCGATTTTTTAGACTTACATTG
- a CDS encoding carbohydrate-binding domain-containing protein: MKKFLSRTAAGLAALTICASFSAVPAGAAEEVLKGDVDGNEVVSTADLVALSAHILGSKTIDEKLKANADMNDNNEINVIDFILLKNVFMGTPAAESLKISLEGDSVKADEGVTVEGTKATITKSGTYLISGKMTSEAQIIVNTAETDTESVNITLSDVTMTNSSDTPCIMVENADKTKITFNGTNVLTGTADTAEAATAVIYAKDDLTFTKNSAGTLEINSGAQMGIYCNNDVKFNGGTIKIKTDAAGTGTAKADAVKAKGNVEIGGGDIDVNAAGDGIKSSKNAVVISDGKAEIKSGKDAVQGETAVTITGGEIVASGDRGITVSAGNLTIGGGTLLATSTEAVDYSNVVIGENFSNSNIIALALNEQHNKSEVLTIAGKEFTAAKKYQYIFATYPDLAASSANVLLIDGKKAEFTVVPVGK, from the coding sequence ATGAAAAAATTTTTAAGCAGAACAGCAGCAGGTCTTGCGGCACTTACGATCTGTGCTTCATTTTCCGCTGTGCCGGCAGGAGCTGCCGAAGAAGTACTGAAGGGAGACGTTGACGGAAACGAAGTAGTTTCCACTGCAGATCTGGTTGCACTCAGTGCTCATATTCTGGGAAGCAAAACTATAGACGAAAAACTCAAAGCGAATGCTGACATGAATGATAACAATGAGATAAACGTTATCGACTTCATTCTTTTAAAGAACGTATTCATGGGTACTCCGGCAGCTGAATCGCTCAAAATATCACTTGAAGGTGACTCGGTAAAAGCTGACGAAGGCGTTACTGTTGAAGGAACAAAAGCCACTATCACAAAGAGCGGCACATATCTTATTTCCGGTAAAATGACTTCCGAGGCACAGATCATTGTAAACACAGCTGAAACGGATACTGAAAGCGTAAACATCACACTTTCTGATGTTACAATGACAAATTCTTCAGATACACCTTGTATCATGGTCGAAAATGCTGACAAGACAAAGATCACATTTAACGGAACCAACGTTCTTACCGGTACTGCAGATACAGCAGAAGCAGCAACAGCTGTTATCTACGCCAAGGATGATCTTACATTCACAAAGAATTCAGCCGGTACTCTCGAGATAAATTCAGGCGCACAGATGGGTATCTACTGCAACAACGACGTCAAGTTCAACGGCGGCACAATAAAGATCAAAACCGACGCTGCCGGAACAGGAACAGCTAAGGCCGATGCCGTAAAGGCAAAGGGCAACGTTGAAATCGGCGGTGGAGACATCGATGTAAATGCTGCCGGCGACGGAATCAAGTCTTCAAAGAACGCTGTAGTTATAAGCGACGGTAAGGCTGAGATCAAATCCGGCAAGGATGCTGTTCAGGGCGAAACCGCAGTTACCATAACAGGCGGCGAGATCGTAGCTTCCGGTGACAGAGGTATCACAGTCTCTGCCGGAAACCTTACTATCGGAGGAGGCACACTTCTTGCAACATCAACAGAAGCAGTTGATTACTCAAATGTTGTAATAGGCGAAAACTTCTCAAACAGCAATATAATTGCATTAGCTCTTAACGAACAGCACAACAAATCTGAAGTATTAACAATAGCAGGCAAAGAATTCACTGCTGCAAAGAAATATCAGTATATCTTCGCTACATATCCTGATTTAGCTGCTTCTTCTGCGAATGTTTTACTTATCGACGGCAAGAAAGCCGAATTCACTGTCGTTCCTGTCGGAAAATAA
- a CDS encoding glycoside hydrolase family 9 protein yields MKNFRKALAGVTAAVLTFGSLSVFPFSAVTSGNTVSAAEAPFNYAEALQKSLFFYEVQQAGPLPEWNRVTWRADSTMSDDVPGGWYDAGDHVKFNLPMAYSAAVMAWGLYQYGDGVEKIGEWQNYQNNLEFVLDYLVACDREDKVVYQIGEGNADHKWWGAAELVELEMGKRPSYTGDGSCVVGEMSAALAAGAAALKGKSDKTDGYLKCAEHYFDLAWKVKSDKGYTAASTFYDSWSGFWDELFFAANWLYIATGDKGYLDKAKECIPNLGRENQSEELKYTWGFCWDDVTQGGFLLYAQNTGDEEYIKQVQKHLDYWSLPEGYGGKSILHLKDGLAWLDSWGCLRYACNAGFLAAVASDTIFKDNAEKSSQYKEFYETQINYCLGGNADKRSYVIGFGENAPEHPHHRTSHGAWDDMKAEALKHHRHVLYGALVGGPGKDGKYEDAVDNYVNNEVADDYNAGFTALLCKMVSDYDCKTLADFPPVEEPDGPEFWVQANINQESDTFTELKINAVNHSAWPARYIKDLSYNYYFDISEILDAGLTADDITAKIGYDEWAQAKVEGPTQYDGNIYYIKVKYEDGSVLAPIGKEQEKAEIQVRISIPDSNKVWDSSNDYSREGLTKDSLDQKITENITLYDGDTLVWGTEPDGTKPAAPTAKPAPTVKPTATPTVKPTETSKPTAAPTVKPTETSKPSETPTVKPTETVKPTETPTVKPTETVKPTEPSAQNDAVLYGDLDGSGIIDITDLSKLSLYLLGDTKLDDKALLAADTEYDGTVDISDLAKLRQYISKKITKIGK; encoded by the coding sequence ATGAAGAATTTCAGAAAAGCCCTGGCTGGTGTGACAGCTGCAGTACTTACGTTCGGCTCATTAAGTGTTTTTCCGTTTTCTGCAGTAACATCCGGAAATACTGTAAGCGCAGCGGAAGCTCCATTCAATTACGCTGAAGCACTTCAGAAATCACTTTTCTTCTATGAAGTGCAGCAGGCAGGTCCGCTGCCTGAATGGAACAGGGTAACATGGAGAGCGGATTCCACTATGTCAGATGATGTTCCGGGCGGCTGGTACGATGCCGGAGACCATGTAAAGTTCAATCTGCCGATGGCCTATTCAGCAGCAGTTATGGCATGGGGCCTTTACCAGTACGGAGACGGCGTTGAAAAGATCGGTGAATGGCAGAATTACCAGAACAATCTTGAATTCGTTCTTGACTATCTTGTTGCCTGCGACAGGGAAGACAAGGTCGTTTACCAGATCGGTGAAGGCAACGCAGACCACAAGTGGTGGGGTGCAGCTGAGCTTGTTGAGCTTGAAATGGGCAAGCGTCCATCCTATACCGGCGACGGTTCATGTGTAGTCGGTGAAATGTCAGCGGCCCTTGCAGCCGGCGCAGCAGCGCTTAAAGGAAAATCAGACAAAACTGACGGATATCTTAAATGCGCAGAGCACTATTTTGACCTTGCGTGGAAAGTAAAGAGCGACAAGGGATATACTGCGGCAAGCACCTTCTATGACTCATGGAGCGGTTTCTGGGATGAGCTCTTCTTTGCAGCAAACTGGCTCTACATCGCTACCGGCGACAAGGGCTATCTCGACAAGGCAAAGGAATGCATACCGAATCTTGGCAGGGAAAACCAGTCTGAAGAACTCAAGTATACATGGGGATTCTGCTGGGACGATGTAACACAGGGCGGATTCCTTCTTTATGCACAGAACACCGGCGACGAGGAATATATAAAGCAGGTGCAGAAGCATCTTGACTACTGGTCACTGCCTGAAGGATACGGAGGAAAGAGCATCCTTCACCTCAAGGACGGCCTTGCATGGCTTGACTCATGGGGATGTCTCCGCTATGCGTGCAACGCCGGATTCCTTGCAGCTGTAGCCAGCGATACGATCTTTAAGGACAATGCAGAAAAGAGCAGCCAGTATAAGGAATTCTACGAAACACAGATCAACTACTGTCTCGGCGGCAACGCAGACAAGAGAAGCTACGTTATCGGTTTCGGTGAAAATGCTCCTGAGCATCCGCACCACAGAACATCTCACGGTGCCTGGGATGATATGAAAGCAGAAGCCCTGAAGCATCACAGACACGTTCTCTACGGAGCTCTTGTAGGCGGACCGGGCAAGGACGGAAAATATGAAGATGCAGTAGACAACTACGTAAACAACGAAGTTGCTGATGACTATAACGCTGGTTTTACAGCACTTCTGTGCAAAATGGTTTCCGACTATGACTGCAAGACACTTGCAGATTTCCCTCCGGTTGAAGAGCCGGACGGACCGGAATTCTGGGTACAGGCAAATATCAACCAGGAATCAGACACATTTACCGAGCTCAAGATAAATGCAGTAAATCACTCTGCATGGCCGGCAAGATATATAAAGGATCTTTCATACAATTACTATTTTGATATTTCGGAAATACTCGATGCCGGACTGACAGCAGATGATATCACAGCAAAGATAGGCTATGATGAATGGGCACAGGCAAAAGTGGAGGGACCGACACAGTACGACGGAAACATCTACTATATCAAGGTGAAGTATGAGGACGGCTCAGTTCTTGCCCCTATAGGCAAGGAACAGGAAAAGGCGGAGATCCAGGTACGTATCTCAATTCCTGACTCGAACAAGGTATGGGATTCTTCAAATGACTATTCAAGAGAAGGCCTTACAAAGGACAGCCTCGACCAGAAGATAACTGAAAACATCACTCTTTACGACGGAGACACTCTTGTATGGGGAACAGAACCTGACGGAACAAAGCCGGCAGCACCGACTGCAAAACCAGCTCCGACAGTAAAGCCGACTGCGACACCAACAGTAAAGCCTACTGAAACATCAAAGCCGACTGCAGCACCTACAGTAAAGCCTACTGAAACATCAAAGCCAAGTGAAACACCTACAGTTAAGCCGACCGAAACCGTAAAACCAACTGAAACACCGACAGTTAAGCCAACCGAAACAGTAAAGCCGACAGAACCGTCAGCACAGAATGATGCTGTACTTTACGGTGATCTCGACGGCAGCGGTATAATCGACATAACAGATCTTTCGAAGCTTTCACTCTATCTGCTTGGCGACACAAAGCTTGATGACAAGGCGCTCTTAGCTGCTGACACTGAGTACGACGGAACAGTCGATATTTCAGACCTTGCAAAGCTCAGACAGTACATTTCAAAGAAAATTACAAAGATCGGTAAATAA
- a CDS encoding GGDEF domain-containing protein, giving the protein MMRSELDYQCTHDPLTGLYNRRFLYDEIKKSADNYISVVLLDIDNFKKINDRFGHDEGDDILVRVSECLKEEAKGADIYAVRWGGEEFILYYKSFEKDKAYERITSLCRNISVNAVLPDNNGVTVTAGLAHGKVSDFDELVKTADTYLYKGKANGKNCIVWENNEAQYSA; this is encoded by the coding sequence ATGATGCGGTCAGAACTTGATTATCAGTGTACTCACGATCCGCTTACAGGACTTTACAACAGACGTTTCCTGTACGATGAAATAAAGAAATCAGCAGACAATTATATTTCAGTAGTGCTTCTCGATATAGACAATTTCAAGAAGATCAACGACAGGTTCGGTCACGACGAAGGTGACGATATCCTCGTCCGGGTTTCAGAATGTCTTAAAGAAGAGGCGAAGGGTGCAGATATTTATGCTGTACGCTGGGGCGGCGAGGAATTCATTCTTTACTACAAAAGTTTTGAAAAAGACAAAGCATATGAAAGAATCACTTCTCTCTGCAGGAACATTTCAGTAAATGCAGTTCTGCCGGATAACAACGGTGTCACAGTAACCGCCGGACTCGCTCACGGAAAAGTTTCCGATTTTGATGAACTTGTAAAAACGGCTGACACTTACCTCTACAAGGGGAAGGCAAACGGAAAGAACTGTATTGTGTGGGAGAATAACGAAGCTCAGTATTCAGCCTGA
- the carB gene encoding carbamoyl-phosphate synthase large subunit produces MWKKRKKVLIIGSGPIVIGQACEFDYSGTQACKALRKLGYEIVLVNSNPATIMTDPGIADVTYLEPLNEARLEEIIAKERPDCLLPNLGGQSGLNLCSELDKAGILKKYNVEVIGVQVDAIERGEDRIEFKKTMDSLGIGMAKSQVAYSVDEALKIAEELGYPVCLRPAYTMGGTGGGLVYNTEELKTVCARGLQASLVGQVLVEESVLGWEELELEVVRDRKGNMITVCFIENIDPIGVHTGDSFCSAPMLTIPEDVQKELQRQAYRIVDAIQVIGGTNVQFARNPKDGRIIVIEINPRTSRSSALASKATGFPIALVSAMLATGLTLEDIPCGKYGSLDKYYPDGDYIVIKFARWAFEKFKNSEDKLGTQMRAVGEVMSIGKTYKEAFQKAIRSLENGRYGLGFAKNFNEKTKEELLDMLHIPTSERQFIMYEALRKGATVDELHDLTKIKKYFIEQMKELVDEENALISAKGSVPSKETLLKAKKDGFSDRYLAKILEVSEDEVREKRLGYGITEAWEGIHVSGTQNAAYYYSSYNIEDKSTATDTKKKIMILGSGPNRIGQGIEFDYCCVHAAKALKELGFETIMVNCNPETVSTDYDTSDKLYFDPLTLEDVLSIHEKEKPIGVIAQFGGQTPLNLAASLKKAGVNILGTTPETIDFAEDRDLFREMMDKLGIPMSESGMAVTVDDALQIAEKIGYPVMVRPSYVLGGRGMEVVHDAEQMKIYMAAAVGVTPDRPILIDRFLNNALECEADAISDGENVFVPAVMEHIELAGIHSGDSACILPSLNISPENVATIKEYTRKIAKEMNVKGLMNMQYAIEKGKVYVLEANPRASRTVPLVSKVCNIQMVKLATQIITSPITGNPSPVPELKDKKFNHYGVKEAVFPFNMFPEVDPLLGPEMRSTGEVLGISDNFGEAYYKAQEATQTKIALSGTVLISINDGDKPEIIQIAKDFEELGFKIKATAGTYSLLTENGIKAEKIFKLQQGRPNILDAITNGEIDIVINTPDNKKGMEDDSYIRKSAIRKRVFYVTTIAAAKATVEGIRAVKSRGADSVKSLQQFHSEIQ; encoded by the coding sequence ATATGGAAAAAAAGAAAAAAAGTTCTTATTATCGGATCCGGTCCTATTGTAATCGGTCAGGCATGTGAATTTGACTACTCAGGTACACAGGCCTGTAAGGCTCTCAGAAAACTCGGATATGAGATAGTTCTTGTAAACTCAAATCCGGCTACTATTATGACAGACCCGGGAATCGCTGATGTAACATATCTTGAACCGCTCAACGAAGCAAGACTTGAGGAGATCATCGCTAAAGAACGTCCTGACTGCCTCCTCCCTAACCTCGGCGGACAGTCCGGTCTTAACCTTTGTTCAGAACTTGACAAGGCTGGTATTCTTAAAAAGTACAATGTCGAAGTTATCGGTGTTCAGGTAGACGCTATCGAACGCGGCGAAGACCGTATCGAATTCAAGAAGACTATGGACAGCCTCGGTATCGGCATGGCAAAATCACAGGTTGCCTACTCAGTAGATGAAGCTCTTAAGATTGCTGAAGAGCTCGGCTACCCTGTATGTTTAAGACCAGCCTACACAATGGGCGGTACAGGCGGTGGTCTTGTATACAACACAGAAGAACTTAAGACAGTCTGCGCAAGAGGTCTTCAGGCGTCACTCGTTGGACAGGTACTCGTTGAAGAATCAGTTCTCGGCTGGGAAGAACTCGAACTTGAAGTAGTAAGAGACCGCAAGGGCAACATGATAACAGTATGTTTCATCGAAAACATCGACCCTATCGGCGTTCACACCGGTGACAGCTTCTGTTCTGCACCTATGCTCACAATTCCTGAAGATGTTCAGAAGGAACTCCAGCGTCAGGCTTACAGGATCGTTGACGCTATCCAGGTAATCGGCGGTACAAACGTTCAGTTTGCAAGGAACCCTAAGGACGGAAGAATCATCGTAATCGAGATCAACCCTCGTACTTCACGTTCATCAGCACTTGCTTCAAAGGCAACAGGCTTCCCTATCGCGCTTGTTTCAGCTATGCTCGCAACAGGTCTTACACTCGAAGACATTCCATGCGGAAAGTACGGTTCACTCGACAAGTACTATCCGGACGGTGACTATATAGTAATCAAGTTCGCACGCTGGGCATTCGAAAAGTTCAAGAATTCTGAAGACAAGCTCGGAACACAGATGAGAGCTGTCGGCGAAGTAATGAGCATCGGTAAAACATACAAGGAAGCATTCCAGAAGGCAATCAGAAGCCTTGAAAACGGTCGTTACGGTCTTGGATTTGCAAAGAATTTCAATGAAAAGACAAAGGAAGAACTCCTTGACATGCTTCACATTCCGACAAGTGAACGTCAGTTCATCATGTACGAAGCTCTCCGCAAGGGCGCAACTGTAGATGAACTCCACGATCTTACAAAGATCAAGAAGTACTTTATCGAACAGATGAAGGAACTCGTTGATGAAGAAAACGCACTTATCAGTGCAAAGGGCAGCGTTCCTTCAAAGGAAACTCTCCTTAAGGCAAAGAAAGACGGTTTCTCAGACAGATATCTTGCTAAAATACTTGAAGTTTCCGAAGACGAAGTACGTGAAAAGAGACTCGGCTACGGCATAACAGAAGCATGGGAAGGCATCCATGTAAGCGGCACACAGAATGCTGCATACTACTATTCTTCATACAACATTGAAGACAAAAGCACTGCTACAGATACAAAGAAAAAGATCATGATCTTAGGTTCCGGTCCTAACAGAATCGGTCAGGGTATCGAATTCGACTACTGCTGCGTTCACGCTGCAAAGGCTCTCAAGGAACTCGGATTTGAAACTATCATGGTAAACTGCAACCCTGAAACAGTTTCTACTGACTACGATACATCTGACAAGCTCTACTTCGATCCGCTCACACTTGAAGATGTTCTTTCAATTCACGAAAAGGAAAAGCCGATCGGTGTTATCGCTCAGTTCGGCGGCCAGACTCCGCTCAACCTCGCTGCTTCACTTAAGAAGGCAGGCGTAAACATTCTCGGTACAACACCTGAAACCATCGATTTTGCTGAAGACCGTGATCTCTTCAGAGAAATGATGGACAAGCTCGGAATCCCGATGTCTGAATCAGGCATGGCTGTTACAGTTGATGATGCTCTTCAGATCGCTGAAAAGATCGGTTACCCTGTAATGGTTCGTCCTTCATACGTTCTCGGCGGACGCGGAATGGAAGTCGTTCACGACGCTGAACAGATGAAGATCTACATGGCTGCAGCCGTAGGTGTAACTCCTGACAGACCGATCCTCATCGACAGATTCCTCAACAACGCACTCGAATGTGAAGCTGACGCAATAAGCGACGGTGAAAATGTATTCGTTCCGGCTGTTATGGAACACATCGAACTCGCAGGTATCCACTCAGGTGACTCAGCTTGTATTCTTCCTTCACTCAACATTTCTCCTGAAAACGTTGCTACTATCAAGGAATACACAAGAAAGATCGCAAAGGAAATGAACGTTAAGGGTCTCATGAACATGCAGTATGCCATCGAAAAAGGCAAGGTATATGTTCTCGAAGCTAATCCTCGTGCATCAAGAACCGTTCCGCTCGTATCAAAGGTATGCAACATTCAGATGGTTAAGCTTGCAACACAGATAATCACTTCTCCTATTACAGGAAACCCTTCACCGGTACCGGAACTCAAGGACAAGAAGTTCAACCACTACGGTGTCAAGGAAGCTGTGTTCCCGTTCAACATGTTCCCTGAAGTTGACCCGCTCCTCGGACCGGAAATGCGTTCAACAGGTGAAGTTCTCGGTATTTCAGACAACTTCGGTGAAGCTTACTACAAGGCTCAGGAAGCTACACAGACAAAGATTGCACTTTCAGGCACAGTTCTTATCAGTATCAACGACGGCGACAAGCCTGAGATCATCCAGATCGCAAAGGACTTCGAAGAACTTGGATTCAAGATCAAGGCTACAGCAGGTACATACTCACTTCTCACTGAAAACGGCATAAAGGCTGAAAAGATATTCAAACTCCAGCAGGGACGCCCGAATATCCTCGACGCTATCACAAACGGCGAGATAGACATTGTCATCAACACACCTGACAACAAGAAGGGTATGGAAGATGACTCATACATCAGAAAGAGCGCTATCCGCAAGAGAGTATTCTACGTTACAACAATTGCAGCTGCCAAGGCTACAGTTGAAGGTATCAGAGCTGTAAAGAGCAGAGGTGCTGACTCAGTCAAGTCACTCCAGCAGTTCCACAGCGAGATCCAGTAA
- a CDS encoding cobalt-precorrin 5A hydrolase, whose protein sequence is MNIAVISLTENGRLLSAEISEKLSTDLTVKRYCFYKHKDDDAESFSNISELTSQIFENYDALVFVSACGIAIRAVAPKIRSKATDPAVIVIDESGRFVVPLLSGHLGNVNSTAELLAERISAVPVITTATDTGKRFSPDSFAQANNLLITDMNAAREVAAAILEDEEVGFFSDYAYKNLPAELAEGKVCRTGIVISNDLTYKPFEVTLTLVPKNIVIGASCHSGTEYEMFHDLVNDVFKAAGLMSERICALSTIDQKSEEPALTKFCVDHNIPMYTYSALELMRVEGRFSSSEFVRKITGTDNICERSAVKCSEGPLILPKTAYEGVTVAACETAFEIDFNRKAD, encoded by the coding sequence ATGAATATTGCAGTAATTTCACTCACTGAAAACGGACGCCTTTTATCAGCGGAAATTTCAGAAAAACTCAGCACTGATCTCACTGTAAAAAGGTACTGTTTCTACAAGCACAAGGATGATGACGCTGAATCATTCAGCAACATTTCCGAACTGACTTCTCAGATATTTGAAAACTATGACGCACTTGTTTTTGTTTCTGCCTGCGGTATTGCAATACGTGCTGTAGCACCTAAGATCCGTTCAAAAGCAACTGATCCGGCAGTTATTGTAATCGACGAATCCGGCAGATTTGTTGTACCGCTGCTTTCCGGACATCTCGGAAATGTAAACTCAACAGCCGAACTTCTTGCTGAACGCATTTCAGCTGTTCCGGTCATCACAACGGCAACCGATACAGGAAAGAGATTTTCTCCTGATTCATTTGCACAGGCAAACAACCTTCTTATTACAGACATGAACGCAGCACGCGAAGTAGCTGCTGCTATCCTGGAGGACGAAGAAGTTGGTTTCTTCAGCGATTATGCGTACAAGAACCTTCCGGCAGAACTTGCTGAAGGCAAAGTATGCAGAACAGGTATCGTAATAAGCAACGACTTAACCTATAAACCATTTGAAGTAACTCTTACTCTTGTTCCGAAAAACATTGTTATCGGTGCAAGCTGTCACAGCGGAACTGAATATGAAATGTTCCACGACCTTGTAAATGATGTTTTCAAGGCAGCAGGTCTTATGTCAGAGAGAATATGCGCTCTTTCAACAATTGACCAGAAATCCGAGGAACCGGCACTTACAAAGTTCTGTGTTGACCACAACATCCCGATGTACACCTACAGCGCACTCGAGCTCATGCGTGTTGAAGGACGGTTCTCATCTTCAGAATTTGTCAGAAAGATCACCGGTACTGACAACATTTGCGAACGAAGCGCAGTAAAATGCAGCGAAGGTCCGCTGATACTTCCGAAGACGGCATATGAAGGCGTAACAGTAGCCGCCTGTGAAACAGCATTTGAGATCGATTTTAACAGGAAAGCTGACTGA